One part of the Ziziphus jujuba cultivar Dongzao chromosome 2, ASM3175591v1 genome encodes these proteins:
- the LOC107418782 gene encoding VQ motif-containing protein 20, producing the protein MSPTTQFHAKRNVTAGGATAAAAMAANGLCPPPLKINKDSHFIKKSSPSSSSSSSNSSSTLAAAAAAVAATSVTTKPPPQQQQRHPVIIYTHSPKIIHTHPRDFMALVQKLTGLSRSEGDDAAPAEVAPSKPSSSEEDENKSGRKIEDNESSSVITDENCSTSTSTGGDAAGGGGGGHQVNSSCFVHPTTAVNNPYMANNIPVFTQNYSADHHHHHHHFLNQPFYNYNTGTDSLFFSGPNIAASVSSSSTFQGFNEFPTADY; encoded by the coding sequence ATGAGTCCTACTACACAATTCCATGCAAAGAGGAACGTTACCGCCGGCGGAGCCACCGCCGCGGCGGCAATGGCGGCCAACGGCTTGTGTCCTCCTCCATTGAAGATCAATAAGGATTCGCATTTCATCAAGAAATCATCgccgtcttcttcttcttcttcatcaaattcatcgTCCACGTTGGCGGCGGCTGCGGCGGCGGTGGCAGCTACGTCGGTGACTACGAAGCCGCCACCTCAGCAGCAGCAGCGTCATCCGGTCATTATCTACACGCATTCTCCGAAAATCATCCACACGCATCCTCGCGACTTCATGGCTCTGGTTCAGAAGCTCACCGGACTTTCGAGATCCGAAGGCGATGATGCGGCACCGGCGGAGGTAGCTCCATCGAAGCCGAGCTCGTCGGAGGAAGATGAGAACAAGAGCGGGAGAAAAATCGAGGATAACGAATCGTCATCGGTGATTACCGATGAGAATTGCAGTACCAGTACGAGTACCGGAGGAGATGCCGCCGGTGGGGGAGGCGGTGGTCACCAGGTGAATTCTTCGTGCTTCGTTCATCCTACGACGGCGGTGAACAATCCGTACATGGCGAATAATATTCCGGTATTTACGCAGAATTATTCGgcggatcatcatcatcatcatcaccattttTTGAATCAACCATTCTATAACTACAATACTGGTACGGATTCGTTGTTTTTCTCAGGTCCTAATATTGCAGCTTCGGTTTCATCTTCTTCCACTTTCCAAGGATTCAATGAATTCCCTACAGCTGACTACTAA